From Haloglomus litoreum, the proteins below share one genomic window:
- a CDS encoding type II secretion system F family protein, with the protein MSSPGIDDQPIVPEYELEQYFPERSELSEEERAKLREQHGYFRTYFREQPDRFRKLQRWLNQARFGLTYDVYLAATARYAIGAAVVGLVLGVALSVQLMAMGAFAPVTDLPAVGGVLEPVLAPLAGFVFGLLGLAVFGGGTAAARYYYPRTVVNQRRRNIDVLLPHAIVYMYALSHGGMNTFEVIKEVAQAEDVYGEVARECDMIVRDVELFGNDLFTAIRDARNLTPSDNLEQFFDDTLSVLDSGSDFSTFLSDESETYMTEAKQEQENFLETLSILSEIFVVMFVAAPLFLIVTLMVISLLGGDSLNQTKALVYLFLPAGMLVFIVLIDLLSKPYAQHEHDVDLSQEEAVDPSDAAESDPHFEEYEKRKRRDELLELVTNPISEIRKRDPLLSLAISVPAALVTVGALVATGQLQTSLAGMGRTPIKHTVGYGVVPFLVTTVPLTLFYEAERRREQRISSRFPDTLNILSSANQMGIRLVDALDLVSRWSEGTLADELRKVRNDITWNHDVEGALLSFADRLRVPQVTRTMKLIAKGSRSSSDLSEIISIAAEDTRNRYQIEQNRRQEMSAYTAIVAIGFLVYLAVIVLLDTSYLQPIGQMATDAGGNSDLLTVSTVPVDQYRTIFFHSALIQGAGSGLLAGKLAENDILAGLKYSIVLVAIALAVFIFI; encoded by the coding sequence ATGAGTTCGCCAGGCATCGACGACCAGCCGATCGTCCCGGAGTACGAGCTGGAGCAGTACTTCCCGGAGCGGTCGGAACTGAGCGAGGAGGAGCGCGCGAAGCTCCGCGAACAGCACGGCTACTTCCGGACGTACTTCCGCGAGCAGCCGGACCGCTTCCGGAAGCTCCAGCGCTGGCTCAACCAGGCCCGCTTCGGCCTCACCTACGACGTCTACCTGGCCGCGACGGCCCGCTACGCCATCGGCGCGGCGGTCGTCGGGCTCGTCCTGGGAGTGGCGCTCTCGGTCCAGCTGATGGCGATGGGCGCCTTCGCCCCGGTCACGGACCTGCCGGCCGTCGGCGGGGTCCTGGAGCCGGTGCTGGCCCCGCTGGCCGGCTTCGTGTTCGGCCTGCTCGGGCTCGCCGTCTTCGGCGGTGGCACCGCCGCGGCGCGCTACTACTACCCCCGGACGGTGGTCAACCAGCGCCGGCGCAACATCGACGTGTTGCTCCCGCACGCCATCGTCTACATGTACGCACTCAGCCACGGCGGGATGAACACCTTCGAGGTCATCAAGGAGGTCGCGCAGGCCGAGGACGTCTACGGCGAGGTCGCCCGCGAGTGCGACATGATCGTCCGCGACGTGGAGCTGTTCGGGAACGACCTGTTCACCGCAATCCGGGACGCCCGGAACCTCACGCCCAGCGACAACCTCGAACAGTTCTTCGACGACACGCTCTCCGTGCTCGACTCGGGCAGCGACTTCAGCACCTTCCTCTCCGACGAGTCCGAGACCTACATGACCGAGGCCAAGCAGGAGCAGGAGAACTTCCTGGAGACGCTGTCGATCCTCTCGGAGATCTTCGTCGTGATGTTCGTCGCGGCGCCGCTCTTCCTCATCGTGACGCTGATGGTCATCAGCCTGCTGGGCGGTGACTCGCTGAACCAGACGAAGGCGCTGGTCTACCTGTTCCTCCCGGCCGGGATGCTGGTGTTCATCGTCCTCATCGACCTGCTGTCGAAGCCGTACGCCCAGCACGAGCACGACGTCGACCTGAGCCAGGAGGAGGCGGTCGACCCGAGCGACGCGGCCGAGTCGGACCCGCACTTCGAGGAGTACGAGAAGCGCAAGCGCCGGGACGAGCTGCTCGAACTCGTGACGAACCCCATCTCGGAGATCCGCAAGCGCGACCCGCTGCTGTCGCTCGCCATCTCCGTCCCGGCCGCGCTGGTGACGGTCGGGGCACTGGTGGCCACGGGGCAGCTCCAGACGAGTCTCGCCGGGATGGGCCGCACGCCGATCAAGCACACCGTCGGCTACGGCGTCGTCCCGTTCCTCGTGACGACGGTCCCGCTGACGCTGTTCTACGAGGCCGAGCGCCGTCGGGAGCAGCGCATCTCCAGTCGCTTCCCGGACACGCTGAACATCCTCTCGTCGGCCAACCAGATGGGCATCCGGCTCGTCGACGCGCTGGACCTCGTCTCGCGCTGGTCCGAGGGGACGCTGGCCGACGAACTCCGGAAGGTCCGCAACGACATCACGTGGAACCACGACGTCGAGGGCGCCCTGCTGTCGTTCGCCGACCGCCTGCGCGTCCCGCAGGTGACCCGGACGATGAAGCTCATCGCGAAGGGGTCGCGGTCGTCCTCGGACCTCTCGGAGATCATCTCCATCGCCGCCGAGGACACGCGCAACCGCTACCAGATCGAGCAGAACCGGCGCCAGGAGATGTCCGCGTACACCGCCATCGTCGCCATCGGCTTCCTGGTCTACCTGGCGGTCATCGTGCTGCTGGACACCTCGTACCTCCAGCCCATCGGCCAGATGGCGACCGACGCGGGCGGCAACAGCGACCTGCTGACCGTCTCGACGGTCCCGGTCGACCAGTACCGGACCATCTTCTTCCACTCGGCGCTCATCCAGGGCGCCGGAAGCGGGCTGCTCGCCGGCAAACTCGCCGAGAACGACATCCTCGCGGGGCTGAAGTACAGCATCGTCCTCGTGGCGATCGCGCTCGCGGTCTTCATCTTCATCTGA
- a CDS encoding type II/IV secretion system ATPase subunit: MSSETDPNEPTPTEERSETGPEDGGFQFDSDEDADGAGGTAPGAGRAGTSQRIVADHPIKGEILQEVQEWFQEADLDESFAQPPETEFIKNRFFDFSYLDDHEEIERVWVNRPYAYVSILQRHGEEKLRYHIHEPELTEFEDYVKEDLEKILRNSLMYQDLDDEQDREAVFERKAKEIITDHAAATVSDGTLLKLKYYLLRDFVHLGPIDPIMRDPAIEDISCDGIGIPVYVYHTEHRDLRSNITFDGNELSSFALRLAQRAGEQISVSEPLMDGTLPDGSRVQLTFGSDVSTRGSNFTIRKFANVPLTPVDLIESGTFSVEQMAYFWLAIENNRSLIFSGGTGSGKTTSMNAVSMFIPEDSKVVSIEDTREITLPHDNWIQSLTRDSITSEGRGEVTMYQLLQAALRQRPEYLLVGEIRTEQDVAFTFFQAIGTGHTAYTTIHAESVEGVLNRLENDPLAVPVQMVLELDIVSIQKQTFKDGDRVRRNDGVTEIRSGDDAGESVRAIDVFQRDADTDTHRKVNKSAVLQDIADDRGWGARELAEALNDREEFLQYLVDEGIDDYQQVTAAIHAFGNDREELMQQVQQGTLSPDDLNVEEEAEELYR, encoded by the coding sequence GTGAGCAGCGAAACAGACCCGAACGAGCCGACACCGACCGAGGAGCGTAGTGAGACTGGGCCGGAGGACGGCGGCTTCCAGTTCGACAGTGACGAGGACGCCGACGGAGCAGGGGGGACGGCTCCGGGGGCCGGTCGCGCCGGCACGAGCCAGCGCATCGTGGCCGACCACCCCATCAAGGGTGAGATCCTCCAGGAGGTCCAGGAGTGGTTCCAGGAGGCGGATCTCGACGAGTCGTTCGCCCAGCCGCCGGAAACGGAGTTCATCAAGAACAGGTTCTTCGACTTCTCCTACCTCGACGACCACGAGGAGATCGAGCGCGTCTGGGTGAACAGACCCTACGCGTACGTCTCCATCCTCCAGCGCCACGGCGAGGAGAAACTCCGATACCACATCCACGAGCCCGAACTGACGGAGTTCGAGGACTACGTCAAGGAGGACCTGGAGAAGATCCTCCGGAACTCCCTGATGTACCAGGACCTCGACGACGAGCAGGACCGCGAGGCCGTCTTCGAGCGGAAGGCCAAGGAGATCATCACCGACCACGCGGCCGCGACGGTCTCGGACGGGACGCTCCTGAAGCTGAAGTACTACCTGCTGCGGGACTTCGTCCATCTGGGTCCGATCGACCCCATCATGCGGGACCCCGCCATCGAGGACATCTCGTGTGACGGCATCGGCATCCCGGTGTACGTCTACCACACGGAGCACCGGGACCTCCGCTCGAACATCACGTTCGACGGGAACGAGCTCTCCTCGTTCGCGCTGCGGCTGGCCCAGCGAGCTGGCGAGCAGATCAGCGTGAGCGAACCGCTGATGGACGGCACGCTACCGGACGGCTCGCGCGTGCAGTTGACCTTCGGGTCGGACGTCTCGACCCGCGGGTCGAACTTCACCATCCGGAAGTTCGCGAACGTGCCGCTGACGCCGGTCGACCTCATCGAGTCGGGCACCTTCAGCGTCGAGCAGATGGCGTACTTCTGGCTCGCCATCGAGAACAACCGCTCGCTCATCTTCTCCGGCGGGACCGGCTCGGGGAAGACCACCTCGATGAACGCGGTGTCGATGTTCATCCCGGAGGACTCGAAGGTGGTCTCCATCGAGGACACCCGCGAGATCACGCTCCCGCACGACAACTGGATCCAGTCGCTGACCCGCGACTCCATCACCTCGGAGGGCCGCGGTGAGGTGACGATGTACCAGCTCCTCCAGGCCGCGCTCCGCCAGCGCCCGGAGTACCTGCTCGTCGGTGAGATCCGGACCGAGCAGGACGTGGCGTTCACCTTCTTCCAGGCCATCGGCACGGGCCACACCGCCTACACGACCATCCACGCCGAGTCCGTCGAGGGCGTCCTCAACCGCCTCGAGAACGACCCGCTCGCGGTGCCGGTCCAGATGGTGCTGGAACTCGACATCGTCAGCATCCAGAAGCAGACCTTCAAGGACGGCGACCGGGTGCGACGGAACGACGGCGTCACCGAGATCCGCTCCGGCGACGACGCCGGCGAGTCGGTCCGGGCGATCGACGTGTTCCAGCGCGACGCGGACACGGACACCCACCGGAAGGTCAACAAGTCCGCGGTGCTGCAGGACATCGCCGACGACCGTGGCTGGGGCGCCCGCGAGCTGGCCGAGGCGCTCAACGATCGCGAGGAGTTCCTCCAGTACCTCGTCGACGAGGGCATCGACGACTACCAGCAGGTCACGGCGGCCATCCACGCCTTCGGGAACGACCGCGAGGAACTGATGCAACAGGTCCAGCAGGGGACCCTCTCGCCGGACGACCTGAACGTCGAGGAGGAGGCCGAAGAGCTCTACCGATGA